The segment CCTGTTTTACATTGTAGAGACAGTCTCCCTTTGTACAGCTTCTAGCTGGTCTAGAGTTTCTTATATCCTGAGATGCAGGACTGAAGGAGATGGGCGTGGGTCATACTTCTGGAACCCCAACACATTTTCAGTGTGTATATTTCCCTTACATCATGTGCCTGAACTGTTTTAGCATTTTCCTCAGTTTTACATCAGGtggtgtggtaaacccaggacaaacagctacaaaaggggggtgtAGCACTTAAGAGCAGAAGCCCAGTAGGTCCTGTTAACTGGAGGTTAGTaaagcaagatttaaaaaaaaaaaaaaaacaaaaaaaaaaacacctcattgCTGAAGAGTTGAGGCTGTGGAAGGAAGGTGGAGAGGCAGCTCCCCCTAGCAATTGGATTGTGTGCATGCACCCACACAAAACACTGCTTTGCATTTCCATagcattagagcagtggttctcaaacttcgttGTAGCGGAACCCCCttctctgacaacaaaaattgctacatGACCCTGGgcggggatgggggcagagccCCGCCTCCCAAGGCAGGTAGTGGGGCTGGACTCTGAGCCCCACCGCCACAGGCTGAAGCCCACAGACTTTGGCTTCAATGCAggccagcagggctcaggcttcgacctcagccccaggccccggtGAGTCTAACATCAGCCCCAGCGACccaattaaaatggggtcacaacccgCACTTtgaggtcctgacccacagtttgagtaCCGCTGCATTAGAGAATCTGAGCATATTTTCCTAATTTTGTATTTAATCAGGCAGCCCTGAAGCTAGGAACCTGCAAAGGTGGGAATTGGACCCAAGAGTCCCAACTTTCAGTCCTTCATTCCAATACCATCCTTCTTCCAGAAGCACGTGGTCAGGCCTTGGCTGTAGTATGCTAGAAAAGCCTTTGAGAGGCTAGAGTGCACACAAGGATGCACAAGCACCATCAAGCACTTGGCAGGTTGCCCACACAACTTTAATTCTGCTCTCCCCACCATATGCCCTAATAAGGCAGGGGTTCTTTGGAAAAGATaatgtggtcatgtaattaaagactatcataatgcacatgcacaaggggaATGAGTTAAAGTtcctaatacagtagaacctcagagctacAAActaaccagtcaaccacacacctcatttggaaccagaagtacacaatgaaGCAGCAACAGagcaaatcatagaatatgagggttagaaagggacctcaggaggtcatctagtccaacccccttctcaaagcaggaccaatccccaatttttgccccagatccctaaatggccccctcaaggattgaactcacaaccctggatttagtgggccaatgctcaaaccactgagctatccctcccccaatacagtacagtactttgttaaactactaaaaaataaagggaaagcagcatttttcttctccatagtaaagtttcaaagctgtattaagtcaatgttcagttgtagactttcaaaagaaaaaccataaagttttgttcagagttatgaacaacctccgttcctgaggtgttcataactctgaggttctactgtagtcaaagcagtacaaaaactgtgtgtagacaagccttaaataaattatttgaagTGCTGTATCCCCTTCCAGTTACGTTACAGACCACTATGACCCAAACCACAAGTATATACTGTTTCCTTAAAGCTAgtaggaagccaggcaggagtgGGTTGGTAGAGGTTCTGAGAAGCCTTACAGTGAAGCAGAGACAGAGAAGCTTTAGGGATAACACTGCTTTCCTTACTCTACTAAAGCTCATGGTTCAACATCAGAAGAAAGTGACACCATCTACAGTTCTTCAGAATTGTCACTTAACTGCACAATCCACCCGCATTATAAAAGGCAAGTGACATTGTCTAACTTATACCTGGGATAGGACAATTACAAACactctgatttttatttatgaCAAAATATTAAAGTCCGATTTGTTCTTACTCATCGGATGCTACTGAATAGATGGGGAATTCAAGTTGCACTGAAAATGAATTTTGCAATAAtgaaggaaaacatttctaaaaattaaaaaacaaacagagtaCAGTACAATACATACCAGAGAGAAACCAATACAAGATAAAATGATTTGTTCTCCCATAGCATCTCCAGCTCACTATTAAAGCCCTATGTAACTTACAGCAGTAAATAAATCTACCATTTAATTTCATCAGATTTATAAAACACATATAGGCACTCCCCTCCTAAGCTCTGGGCACTTTCTCCATAAGTTAAAATACACACCTGTCACTGAATGATTAATGAGATCACCAGAACCACTGTCAGTGCAAAATGCAGTAGTTCACCTGCTTAATACAGCTGGTGAAGGTCAGCAGCACTCAATTTCTTAGCATGTACAATGCACCTAGGAGCCATGATGAGGTCAAATTATTAGCTAAAAACCTTCATTGCTACCATCACAAGCAGTTAAAACCATTTTTAATCAGAGGTATTTACAAAGCAGAGTGAATTATTCTATCACTTTAGATCTAAAAGTCATTAAGACtactgtcactttaaaaaaaataaaaggagtacttgtggcaccttagagactaaccaatttatttgagcatgagctttcgtgagctacagctcacgagctgtagctcacgaaagctcatgctcaaataaattggttagtctctaaggtgccacaagtactccttttctttttgcgaatacagactaacacggctgttcctctgaaacctttaaaaaaatgctgcCAAAGGGTAATCAGGATCTGAATTTATAGTGAGACTGCATTatagtttgacttttttttttttttttttaagtgttaaaCACATTTACATCTGAAATGTTTGTACCTCGTTGCAGGCAGCACCTAAATTACTATAACTAAAAGAAAACGctgtttactttgtgtatttgctGGCACTTTGTGTACTGTCAGTCAATCCCTCACATTTATGTGCGTGTTTCACAAAGCAACAAAAGAGAAATACAATAATCAGTAAAAACAGgctaaaaattttttaaaaaaaccctcacgAATGGAGCAATTTCACTGCAATGAAATTGGCtcatttttcacaaaacacaaaaaaataaagTCTGACCTACGGGAATTTACAGAGAACTTTCATACACAGATTGTTTCAGACACTGAAAGGTAATTTCTGGATAACAGAATTTAGAAACTCATCAGCTGGGAGAGAGATAAATTTACAAGTCTACTTCCCTTACTGTTTTTTTCCAGGCTACAGCTTAGTGTAgcagttctttttcttttgtgagGACAGAATAatggacttttaaaaaacaattgtttttccaCAGACACAGTGACAGCTACTGGGCTTTAGACTTTCAACATTTATCAGTGAAAAAGGGAAAGATCCCTCCTATttgaaatacatatatatttctaAGTCTGGGGTTCTCAAACACGGTCACGAGATTATTACAAGGgagttgcaagctgtcagcccccGTGCATGGCGGGGCTCCAGGCTCTCAGTCCCAGTCGGTAGGGCTCTGGGTATGTGCCAGACACTGACAGCcagtgcaagcactcctggtgaggacgcacatCACTGACAGAAGGAGCTAGTGTGGTCATACAAAACTGATTTAGTTACTGCAGTGGCTGCACGTCAACATAACTTAAGTCAACTTTGTTTtatagtatagacatgccctcagtctgctgtgaaaagtgatactgacAAAGTtctttgtgccccccccccccccccccagtattaaacagtaactatttaaaaaaataacttttctggttataataataatttgataaaatgtgttttagtcttaatttaaaagcagtgagaAAAGGTAAATTCATTTAAAACTAGAGTTATAAATTCagcatttaaaatagtgttaaatacaaaaatgtttttaactgataagggggtcacactcagaggcttgctgcgtGAAAAGGATTGTCACCACAaaacatttgagaaccactgttctaagtaATTAAACTGCCTACAGTGGGGCTTCTATTTCTTGTTATACCTCAGTAATGTCAGAAACCCATTTAAACAATGGCAGGggttaacagaaaaaaaatctgagtaaGCATGACATCAAGTAGCTGTCTTCAATTATTTACCCAGACTGTCTTTTGATCATCTTAGAAAGGTGATGATACAGTTAGCATTCTGCAGTTTAGGTACAGAAGAagcaggagaaaacaaaacaaaaaaaactagaaagacaTTACTGGATTTGATCTTACTCTTAGGGTATgtgcctacactgcaataaaagatctGTTGGCACCAGGTCTCAGAGgccaggtcaattgacttggtctcacagggctcaggctgcaggtctAAAAACTGCAGCATAGGTATtcaggcttgggctagagcccggGTGCTGAAACCTGTTGAGGCAGGGGGAAGATCTCCGAGCCCAGGTGCCAGCCTGAGccctaatgtctacactgctatttttagccccacagcctgagcccaagtcagctgagacTCTGTGCAGGGTGTTTTTCTTTGCAGCTCATACGCTAAAAGACTGAAGATGGTATGTGGGGAAAAATATGGTGATGCACAGGCATCTGGTCTGCTAAACTTGTCAGTTTACACGGACAGCTCAGATCCAGACTTCTTCCTAATGGTTTTCCATGTGCAGTTTTAAGTTATACCAGACTTAAAGACAAATGACATGCCTGGAAAGTAAATATTACATTGGGttcaaaatctgatttaaaaatgtcttattGCTTTATTGGGACTCTTACAGAATTCATGTTTACTTCAATGGCAGTCTGGTTCAATGTTTGTACAGAGGCATTGACACCTTTTTGGAAGAGGTCAAGCTAAACTATGCAGATTAAAATGATGGCAGAATTAAACATGAATTTGTTTTGTGAATTATacaatttttcttttgtaaaataaaaagagCAACCATCAGAAAATAGATTTTCTgacttcagggttttttttttttttttttttttaaaaaactgaaagatTCCATGGATATATTTTATACAATGTGAATACAGTATGGCTCTATGAAATTATAACTTCTAAAGGTTTATACACTTCTGAAAGAAAATTTTTAAGTTAAACTATTAGCAATGTTCTGTTTTCTTGGACTTAAAAGTGCATAAATTCAAGGATTTTACACAtttctcagactttttttttttttttttaaacagtcttaCATACACAAACCACACCAGGTGTTTTGTTTTCAGGATTTCATCATTTAAAACAGTTCAGTGTAAAACTTGTTACATCTTTTTTTCTGGGGAGTCAAGCCAGTAGGATCTGTCAATAAGTCTCTTTGGCAGTCTTAATATCAAAGGTGGTCTCTCTGAATTCTCTACAAATGATGCTCTGGAAGACGGCAGCTGACTGGATGATTGAGTTTGTATAGTTTCAACATTTCTCGGTAGAGTTCCCATGTCAGATACACTACTATCATCTGCCACTGCAAGAGTCTGCTCATTTGATGTTTCCTGAAATTGGCGATCTACCTTTCCAGAGTCATCACCTAAGTCTCCCCTAGTGGTAGTAATACTGGAATCCTTGTCCAACAGTCCACTTTCACCATCTACTGTGTACTCATCCTTACAATCACTTGTTCCCAGGACAGGGGATGGAgtctcattttctctctcattaAACTGGGTTGTGGTTGTCCAAGAGATACTACTGTCACACTCTGTATTTTCTTGTATTCCAGTCTCCTTATCACTATCACTGTCAATTGTAATCACAACTGGAGAAGAATGTGATGAGTTACTTGTATGATGTCTCCTGTGtttcttcttgtgctttttctttttctttttatgatgtcTGGTTGTGTCACTAGCTTTTCCTTCGTAAATAATCTCTACACTTGGActtcttgtattttttttcctctttttatgTCTACTGCCAACACTTGCTTGGTTGTCTAAAAGGCTGTCCTGATTTTTGTAGCAACCACTGTATTTTGACAAAGACTTCTGGAGGTCACTTCCTTTCCCCTCACAAGGGCTTGTTGCATTCTCCTTGTGTGCATTCTCCAAGTGGCGAGTTTTGTATTTCCTTTTTCCACCAGGCTTTTCACATCGCATTCTATCAGAAGTAGTCCGAGATCTATTACTGGATCGACTCCTTGATCTGCGTCTTTCATAGTAATAATATCGGCTTTCATTGTGACTTCTCTGATTTCGAGTATTTGTCCTTTCAGAAAAAGACTGTATTCTGTACTCTGGACTAGCCGACTGCCTTGAATAATGAGCTCTGGCCTGAGTTCTCCTCCTGTACGATGATTCATAGCCATCTCTGTCCATGTTTCTACTGTAAAAAGTGTATTCCCACTGGTACCTACTTTGGTAATTATCTCTTACATAATAATGATCACTGTCTCTGCTCCTCGATCTTCTTCTGCTATGATCATTACTCCGGGATCTTGACCGGCTTACATCTCTAGATATAGTGCTCTCACTACTTAGAGACACTGTCTGGCTTTTTCTAGATAAACTTATGTCTCGAGGTTTTGACCTCCTTTTGTCTCTTTTGGTCCTATGTCCGCTACTATCTCTGCTTCTTGATAGTCTACTTTTTAACCTTTCTTTGCTGTGATGTTTCCTCCTGGTTCTCTGTCCATGGCTGTCTCTGTTGCGAGAGTGTTGTGAATATGATTCTGAACTCCTTGATCTCCTCCTCCTGGATAATCTGTGGCTGCATGGAGAGCACATCCTATCCCTTCTTGTAGAGGAACTTTGTAATGAGTCCTTTGTAGACAAATCTTTTATTTTAGTTGTAtctttctcattcttttttgactTCATCTTTTGTGAGGGTGAGGTGCTGCTTTTATGGCTATATTTACCATCCTTAGATATAGGAGAGCATGGCGATGAGCACCCACTAGCATCACTGACACTAAAAACGTGAAACTGGATAGGCTGTGGTTTCTTCACATCCTCGCTTTTCCCATCATCAACTGACTCCTCAGAGTCTGAGGACAGCTCAACAAGTTCTGGTGTTCTTTCAGCTAATGGCTTAACATACCCAACAATGACGCAGTTGTCTGAAGAAGTATCAGTGTCACCATCTGGGGCTGCATTATCTTGTAACTGCCCTTGCAGTTCAGTTCCATTTCTACTAGGTTCTTCATCAGAAGTTTCCGAAGTATCCAAAGGAGAAGCCATGGCAACATGAACCGGCTCTGAGCTAGAATACGATGGCCCTGGAGTTTCATCATCCCAAGGTGCCCGATCAACGCTAGTTGTAGATGCATTATGATCTGGTTCTTGGGAATCTGTCTCATCTGGAGATATTGTAATAACTGATGATTCCGACTGGCTTCCTTCTTCATATGAAGGAGCAGGACAATCATAATTGGCATGCTGATCGTATGCCTCTATGTTAAAAGGACATCGGGCAAAGCTGATGAATTCATGTAAAAAGTGGTTAGTACGATGGAGCAAAAAAGGCTTTAAGTCATCAGAAAAGGCCTGACTCTCCAAATCATATCTAGTCACATTACTCATGATGATATGCTGTACAATATTGACTAGAGACCCATGGGCACCAAACAGGACTGTTAGCTCACGCTTCAGCCACGGAACTAATCTGTGAAGACAAGCGGGGTTCATGCGGAAAAACTCAGCTGAAATGTCTCTATAACGACCACCATCTTGAATATTTCTAACACGCACACCAGAACGATACAGAGCTCTTCGGAAATTAATTATATCTTGTTCTTGAATTTGCCGCAGTGATCTACCCTCTGCACTAGCTTGTCTCCTTGATGCAAGCCGTCTAATCATCTGATGAATTCCTCCATCTCTTTGCCCCACTGGTTGACCAGATAATCCTTCAAATAATATCCCATTATCTGGAGGTGACAGCGTTCTTCGAGAAGAGGAACTCCTTCGAGGATAAGTTGATGTATGACGTTCCCTTGTTAACGTAGTACGGTAACGAAATCTCCGCCCATCAGGACTAGCAAAAGAGCCATTTTGCAAAGGCCTGAGTACATACTCCTTGAAATCATCTTCAGCTCTCACTGTATGGAAGATAGAATGGAAAGGCTGTTTGCAGAGTGGACATTCAGCTTTGTTTTTTGACCATTCCTGTACACAACGAAAGCAGAACCTATGCAAGCAACGATCTAAGTAGGCCACATTGTCAAATCTGTCCAAGCAGATTGGACATTTAGAGTCTGGAGATGTATCTGTTGGCATTGTCTGATGCAGCTTGCTTGTGCCAGCTTTAGGCGAAAAGCTGCTATCCACCGTAAACTCCTCAGTTGTTGATGTCATGttctacaaaagaaaaatgaggcaaatatcaataaaagctttgctaaacttTTCCTGATCAAAAAAAGCGATATGAAAGTGAACCAAACAAACAACTAAGCTTGTAACAGTTTTTTCTGAGAGTCGAAAATTAAGAATGAACAGCAGCAAGCGCTGCTAACCCATTAGGCCAGAAGAAATTGACATGTAACTGCTTAAGTTATTAAGCTCCCCCTGCAGTCTCTCCCCCCAGAAATTTAGGAAATATTGGTGGTTAAATAACACCTTAATGCAAACAGAGCAAAGGAATAACTGGAAAGATATATGGAACCAGATGCTCATGTTACGTAAACCAGGGATTCTTCATTGAAGTGGAACTACCCTGATTTACACCGTCTGAGAATCTAGCCTGTTAGGCAGAGAATTGCCCAAAAGTCTTTATTTTTAAGCATAGCTCACCATCTGTGTTCCAAAACATTTTAGATCAATACACAAGAGAAAGCTGGTTTACTATCCTTCAGTCTGTTAGGTGGATTACCAAAATATACATTTTGGTTATTCATCTCTAAGCTTTGATGAGCCACAATTTCCAGTAACTGGAAAAATGTAAATCACTGATGTTCGAGTTACTCCCATTCTTTAACTTCTCCTGTCTTCATTTTAGTGTTTGTTCTTCCCACCTTGTAAGCgtctattttttattttccatatATTTTCCAGGAGCCTCTGCAAGGTCAGCAGCCAGTTTCCCTCTCCAGTCCTTCCACCCATAAAGCAACTTCTGGGATTGATGCAGACAAAATCAATTTTCTTTTGCATAATGCTGCTATGCGAAATTGACTAGGATTGAATTCTCCCCTAGTCAGTTTTACTCACAGCCAGTATTGCTTTGCTCAAGCACTACTTTGTTGGCCAATTGTTCACAGGCCAAGGTGCACCTGAATGAATGGGACAAGTGGTGGGAAAGTATGGAGGCACATTTAGGTTTGTGATTGGCCACCAATCATTCTAAGATGCCTCAAATTCTTCTACGGGTAGCCAGGGGAGATCACTGTTTCAGCAACACTTCTGCACTTGATTTTTACATCATGTGACACAATTCAGCAGATAACTACTTCTGTTGACATCAACTTATATTTTTGGCAATTACTTTTAAATAGGTAcattaaataggtttcagagtagcagctgtattagtctgtattcgcaaaaaggagtacttgtggcaccttagagactaacaaaggtatttgagcataagctcacgaaagctgtgACTTACCAACTATTAAGTGTACACATAGCAAATTTGTTTAAAGTAACAAAGAACTTAAGAGCTCTTGCCTTTAAAAAAGCCCTGTGTTGgtgtttttgagggtttttttttttttaagacccaCTTAAGGGTTGCAGGCATCCTAGAACAACCTTTGCCAACACTCTGACATCACCAGCCAAGCAGACAATTTCATACATAAGCTCTAGAAATTCTGAGATGCTGCCACCCTCCCAAACTTCGTGTTTTGGGTacaggcttttatttttaaaattattattataacatTTTAGTGCAAAGGGTAAATAATTATAGTTGTTTATCTTTTCTATACTAGGTAGGTTTCATCAGCTGGCTAGTTCCACAAAAGATCAAGATGTTTTTCATAGTTGTTAGACTTCATATAATGgtgtattttttgtattttttaaaaagtggttaaTTCTCTAGTGTCTGATCAAGCTGATTATCCTATTAATTCTACTATTATTTTTGGTCTCTGTACTACCACCAGTAATTGTGATCTAACGGAAGTGTATTATTTATGTAGCTAAtactacacacacaaaaaatatgttaaaataattttaaggttgcaaagtcaagcactcaaaagttaggaaatgcctgaattaaTGTAGCCCCTTTTTGCACATGCattttgatacagtctttaattaccaGTCCAaattccccatcccctccaaccaACTTCTGGATCCTCATTTGATCTCAGTCTAAATTGCCTTGTCTCACACAAACTCCTTGTTCCAATTTCCTTTCCTAGTCTGTTTCAATCTACACCCTGGCTGCTTGCCCAGACAGTTCTCATCCACCCCACCGCCCTCAACCCCATACCCTACCTCAGTTGCCACCCTTCCCCAAACAGTCTGCTTGCCTAAACAGTGCCAGCCTCCCACTCACCACACGCCGAGGCTCCTTAACCCAATCTACACCTCctccctagggttgccaactgtctaatcacacaaacccaaacacctctgccccaccccctgatCTTTCCCCAAGGCCATGCCCCTGTCCCGCCTCTTCTCCAAGGCCTCACTCCACTACCTCTTCTTCCCCcatcctcattcactttcaccaggatggggcaggaggttggggtgcaggctctgggctgggaggtagggccaaggggtttggagtgtgggagggggctctgggctaagcctggggcaggggtttgggtgcaggagagggtgagggctccgggcgggtggcacttacctcggttggctcctggaagcagtggcatgtctggcggcagctctgcacactgcccctgcctgaaggcaccgcccccgcagctcccatttgccatgGTTCCCcgttcacagccaatgggaggcGCAGAgtcggtgctcggggtgggggcagcacatggagacccctTGGCCACGCCTCCACCTAAGAGCAGCAACATGCTGCCCTCTTCCAGGACTGGCGCGGAgtcagggcaggtagggagcctgccttagcccagctgCACTGCCAGATTTTTAACCGtctaaaatctcccggattggctTCAGTGGTCTCCAGGAGATCGAGcccaattccaggagactcctggcCAAACCGGGAGGggcttggcaaccctactcctcTCTGCCCACTCAGGTCTGGTTCTTCAAACCGATCACATTTGAGTCAAGCTGCTCTTCCTCCAAATTCCTAGACACAAGCAGGGGGAGCATTGACAGCACAGGAGATACAGTCTCCCAGCTCTCAGTGCCTGGTGCTGCAACAGCCAGCAGTAGCAACTGCAAGTGAAGTCCTACTCAGCCCCTGTGGCCCTGACTGCAGTATGCGTATTCCAAACAATCTTCAGCATTTAGTTGCCGAACTCATAAGTCTCTACTGATCATGTGTGAACAGAGATTTTTCAAGGGCTTATAACTTGTCCATATTTGAGCCTTCCCATTCTCTCCCCAGAAACAGTCCACACCTAAAACCAGGGCAATCCCCTTGCCAAATTGCAAAGAATGGAggcactagagcttctcaacaaaacagAAAGATTTTGATTAATGTAGGCAAAATAAGTCTTCCCTAatcttgttctcagaaacagctgaaccattatTTGCTGAAATTATTTCAGCCCAAATAATTGACATTTGGCAATGTGATAAGcggggaaaataaataaataaataaataaatgatgtaTCAGGCACCCATAATTATAGATGGTTCTACCAGCTACACCTGTAATATAACTGGACAAGAACTCAGTTAACAACTCAATTGATACATGGGACGACATATAATCCAGATTATTTATCCACAGCTGTACAGACTCAGCAATGCTCAGAGTAAACTGTAGTGTCTGTCACTAATTCAGCAAATATGATTACAGGACCAAGGCAGCAGAactcagggctttggagctgtgctccggctccgctccagctccaggctccactccaaagccctggGAGAACTGTTAAGTATGAAGATACCACTGTAATAGTTGGTTTTCTGACCATAACTTTAATATGTTATGTGCAGCAATTTGTATACAATTCAGCTGTTGCAAACATGTGAACAGATGTACTATAAAAACATTAAGAattgatactttttttttaacaagacaaGCTGAGAATCAAAGTGTATACAAAGCTGTGTGCACCAACTTCATTTCTGAACATTGAAGTATCTCTCCCAGCCTGAGAATTTCAAATTCAAAGTATTTCTATTTTGACTATCATTATATTCGttgatatatatatttatatcattAATCGTTATATTAAGGACTAGAGTGTGGCCTGCTAAATTTTCAGGCTTTAAGCGAATGAGAGATATGAAATCCTGGGCAACTGACTTGATAAGTCTCACTGTGGTCATGTACAGTTGGGCTTGGTGTTTCTATTTAGAACTGTTATTTGACCCGTTTTGAAAACAGAAAGCGATGAGCACTCTATTGCTCTCCATAGGAAGCCTACTTGAGGACAGCTGGTAACTACCCCTGTACATTACTGTCAAACTCTCCATATAGCCCTAATGGGAACAGTTCAACTCATCTGGCATACTGGCTCAGCCTCCTAACATTAAGAAAGGCACTGAATGGCAGGGGGCTGCAAAGTGCCTGTAAGTTCACCCTCCCTCTACACACAGATCTACCACAAATCAGGCAGAATCCAGCTGGGCCAGGAGTGCGGGGCAGGGCTGCCAAAGTACTCTCTGCTCAGTCTCCCTAGCTCCTGCTGACCCGAACTCCTGCCCCAACTCTCGTCCCTGCAAGAGTttagggaatgggggggggggggcgctcacgAGCTAGGGGGAGGGGCTACTGACAACTCACCTGAGGAAGCACAAGGCACCCACCACTCAGTTACTGGCTCTTTACCTGCACCTGGCAGGAAGGTAAAAAAATCTGACCCATATGGGGCGGAGGAGGGAGCGGAGTATTTCCTGAACCAGGCTAAAGAACAGACTCCCGACAGGGCTGGGCACGACACCGCCTCTGCCCAGGAGCCCTCCCGCCTCACAAACCTGCCCGCCCGGCCCTGACTCTCCACGGACCCGCTGCTCTCAGTCCCAACCCCGGACTCCGCCATTTCCCGCCCAGCCCCGGCGCGAGCAGAAGGAAGGGGGACCTCCCCCGGCAAGGGCGCGGCCCGCTCCCGCGTCCAGCCTCCCTCCCGCCCGGCCCGCTCACTCACAGCGGCGCCGCCGTCCGGTGCCGGCGCTTCGCCCTCCCCGCGGGGCTGCCCCGTGTCCGCCGCTTTGAGTCTctggcggcggcggcagcgggcGGGGCCCGGGCCGGGACCCGCGCGCGGCTCTTCCCCCCCGTGACGAAGACGGCGGCGGCGCCCCCGCTCTGTGAGGTAATTCAGTGGGTCACCCATGAAAGCCGCCTGCCGGCGGCCGG is part of the Caretta caretta isolate rCarCar2 chromosome 5, rCarCar1.hap1, whole genome shotgun sequence genome and harbors:
- the TOPORS gene encoding E3 ubiquitin-protein ligase Topors; its protein translation is MGDPLNYLTERGRRRRLRHGGEEPRAGPGPGPARCRRRQRLKAADTGQPRGEGEAPAPDGGAANMTSTTEEFTVDSSFSPKAGTSKLHQTMPTDTSPDSKCPICLDRFDNVAYLDRCLHRFCFRCVQEWSKNKAECPLCKQPFHSIFHTVRAEDDFKEYVLRPLQNGSFASPDGRRFRYRTTLTRERHTSTYPRRSSSSRRTLSPPDNGILFEGLSGQPVGQRDGGIHQMIRRLASRRQASAEGRSLRQIQEQDIINFRRALYRSGVRVRNIQDGGRYRDISAEFFRMNPACLHRLVPWLKRELTVLFGAHGSLVNIVQHIIMSNVTRYDLESQAFSDDLKPFLLHRTNHFLHEFISFARCPFNIEAYDQHANYDCPAPSYEEGSQSESSVITISPDETDSQEPDHNASTTSVDRAPWDDETPGPSYSSSEPVHVAMASPLDTSETSDEEPSRNGTELQGQLQDNAAPDGDTDTSSDNCVIVGYVKPLAERTPELVELSSDSEESVDDGKSEDVKKPQPIQFHVFSVSDASGCSSPCSPISKDGKYSHKSSTSPSQKMKSKKNEKDTTKIKDLSTKDSLQSSSTRRDRMCSPCSHRLSRRRRSRSSESYSQHSRNRDSHGQRTRRKHHSKERLKSRLSRSRDSSGHRTKRDKRRSKPRDISLSRKSQTVSLSSESTISRDVSRSRSRSNDHSRRRSRSRDSDHYYVRDNYQSRYQWEYTFYSRNMDRDGYESSYRRRTQARAHYSRQSASPEYRIQSFSERTNTRNQRSHNESRYYYYERRRSRSRSSNRSRTTSDRMRCEKPGGKRKYKTRHLENAHKENATSPCEGKGSDLQKSLSKYSGCYKNQDSLLDNQASVGSRHKKRKKNTRSPSVEIIYEGKASDTTRHHKKKKKKHKKKHRRHHTSNSSHSSPVVITIDSDSDKETGIQENTECDSSISWTTTTQFNERENETPSPVLGTSDCKDEYTVDGESGLLDKDSSITTTRGDLGDDSGKVDRQFQETSNEQTLAVADDSSVSDMGTLPRNVETIQTQSSSQLPSSRASFVENSERPPLILRLPKRLIDRSYWLDSPEKKM